The following are from one region of the Nicotiana tabacum cultivar K326 chromosome 3, ASM71507v2, whole genome shotgun sequence genome:
- the LOC107807861 gene encoding kxDL motif-containing protein LO9-177, which translates to MEETEKVSVKSASEEISKEFKTLINAQDLDSLKQLQNLILGRLQDSNAVLSHFNEYSEHCFTEVSADFSRNTRLLKSMKSDLDYIFQKLRSMKAKIMSTYPDALPDNTTIQALDQRPDLEMPR; encoded by the exons ATGGAGGAAACAGAGAAAGTATCCGTCAAATCTGCATCCGAAGAGATTTCTAAGGAATTCAAAACCCTCATCAATGCTCAGGATTTGGATTCTCTGAAGCAATTGCAAAACCTCAT ATTGGGACGGTTGCAGGACAGCAATGCAGTTCTTTCGCACTTCAATGAGTATTCAGAGCATTGTTTCACAGAGGTCTCGGCAGATTTCTCTAGAAACACACGTCTCTTAAAATCTATGAAGTCAGACCTTGATTACATATTTCAGAAGTTGAG gagCATGAAGGCAAAAATCATGTCAACCTACCCAGATGCACTTCCAGATAATACAACAATTCAGGCACTTGATCAAAGGCCTGATCTTGAAATGCCACGATAA